From one Amycolatopsis sp. FDAARGOS 1241 genomic stretch:
- a CDS encoding alpha/beta fold hydrolase has product MRPSSRLWAIAGGLGAVATGTAAAAIVAAQHRRQSEDQFVDEPLGELKPDRAFTVAAEDGTPLSVEEIDPEDGGEPELTLIGVHGFALSRKSWHFQRRAIAALKVPRVRQVYYDHRSHGLSGAATAENSTIEQLAHDLDSVLRAAVPDGPIVLMGHSMGGMVVMELASQRPELFEDRVCGVVFMATAAGEVGARGLPRSLLSKYNPLTKGVGNLAGWQPGLVEFVRAAGGQLERQAVRRLAFGSRDVSPRLVDFMLEMLAVTPVRGLVNFVDTLGSHNRYAALAGLKHAEVLVIGGDSDRFTPFAHAERIAAELPEAELVRVREAGHMVQLEQADLVTGHLIDLLQRCSGGAAPNRRNWWWTR; this is encoded by the coding sequence GTGAGGCCGTCGAGCCGGTTGTGGGCGATCGCCGGCGGGCTCGGCGCGGTCGCCACCGGCACGGCCGCCGCGGCCATCGTCGCGGCGCAGCACCGCAGGCAGAGTGAGGACCAGTTCGTGGACGAGCCGCTGGGCGAGCTGAAGCCCGACCGCGCGTTCACGGTCGCGGCCGAGGACGGCACCCCGCTTTCCGTCGAGGAGATCGACCCCGAGGACGGCGGCGAACCGGAGCTGACGCTCATCGGCGTGCACGGGTTCGCGTTGTCCCGCAAGTCGTGGCACTTCCAGCGCCGCGCGATCGCGGCGCTGAAGGTGCCGCGTGTGCGGCAGGTCTACTACGACCACCGCAGCCACGGCCTCTCCGGCGCCGCGACGGCGGAGAACAGCACCATCGAGCAGCTCGCGCACGACCTCGACAGCGTGCTGCGGGCCGCCGTGCCCGACGGCCCGATCGTCCTCATGGGACATTCCATGGGCGGCATGGTGGTCATGGAGCTCGCTTCGCAGCGGCCCGAGCTATTCGAGGACCGCGTGTGTGGCGTGGTGTTCATGGCGACGGCCGCGGGTGAGGTCGGGGCGCGCGGGCTGCCCCGTTCGCTGCTGTCGAAGTACAACCCGCTGACCAAGGGTGTCGGCAACCTGGCGGGCTGGCAGCCGGGGCTCGTGGAGTTCGTGCGGGCCGCCGGCGGACAGCTGGAGCGCCAGGCCGTGCGCCGCCTGGCGTTCGGCAGCCGCGACGTGTCGCCGCGGCTGGTGGACTTCATGCTCGAGATGCTCGCCGTGACGCCCGTGCGGGGCCTGGTGAACTTCGTCGACACGCTCGGCAGCCACAACCGCTACGCCGCACTGGCCGGCCTCAAGCACGCCGAGGTCCTCGTGATCGGCGGCGACTCCGACCGCTTCACGCCGTTCGCGCACGCCGAACGCATCGCGGCCGAGCTCCCCGAGGCCGAACTGGTGCGCGTGCGCGAGGCGGGGCACATGGTGCAGCTCGAACAGGCCGACCTCGTGACGGGCCATCTCATCGATCTCCTGCAGCGCTGCTCGGGCGGCGCCGCACCGAACCGGCGGAACTGGTGGTGGACACGGTGA
- a CDS encoding acyl-CoA synthetase: MPDPLFPAITAGSPKEALRFGDQVLTHAELGAVAGSLAAGLPAGRIAVWATPTLHTSVAVVAALLAGVPVVPLNPKIGERELAHILADSTPELVLAEPGAELPAGLSGLERRDIPLTGTGPVPSAEPDAEAPAFIVYTSGTTGPPKGVVLPRRAVASTLDALEDAWQWSAADVLVHGLPLFHVHGLILGILGPLRRGGSVRHLGRFSTEGVARELRTGATMMFGVPTMYHRIAETVATDSALADALRGARLLVSGSAALPVRDHQRITAATGQEVVERYGMTETLMNTSVRADGERKPGTVGVPLAGVELRLIGDAGEEITETETVGEIHVRGTNLFTEYLNRPDATAAAVVDGWFRTGDMATRDADGYVKIVGRKATDLIKSGGYKIGAGEIENALLEHPGVAEAAVTGEPDADLGERIVAWVVPSGGDRPSAGELADHVAKLLAPHKRPRVVRYLDALPRNDMGKIMKRALG; the protein is encoded by the coding sequence GTGCCCGATCCGCTGTTCCCCGCGATCACCGCCGGTTCCCCGAAAGAGGCCTTGCGCTTCGGCGATCAGGTCCTCACCCACGCCGAGCTGGGCGCGGTCGCCGGCTCGCTCGCGGCCGGGCTGCCCGCCGGCCGGATCGCGGTGTGGGCGACGCCGACGCTGCACACGAGCGTCGCCGTGGTCGCCGCGCTGCTCGCCGGCGTGCCGGTGGTGCCCCTGAACCCGAAGATCGGTGAACGCGAGCTCGCTCACATCCTCGCCGACAGCACCCCCGAGCTGGTGCTGGCCGAGCCCGGCGCCGAGCTGCCGGCCGGGTTGTCCGGGCTCGAGCGCCGGGACATCCCGCTGACGGGAACCGGCCCGGTGCCCTCGGCGGAACCGGACGCCGAGGCGCCCGCGTTCATCGTCTACACCTCCGGGACCACCGGCCCGCCCAAGGGCGTGGTGCTCCCCCGTCGCGCCGTCGCCTCGACGCTCGACGCGCTGGAGGACGCGTGGCAGTGGTCGGCCGCCGATGTGCTGGTGCACGGCCTGCCGCTGTTCCACGTGCACGGCCTGATCCTGGGCATCCTCGGCCCGCTGCGCCGCGGCGGCTCGGTGCGCCACCTCGGCCGGTTCTCGACCGAGGGCGTGGCCCGGGAGCTGCGCACCGGCGCGACGATGATGTTCGGCGTCCCGACGATGTACCACCGCATCGCGGAGACGGTGGCGACCGACTCCGCGCTGGCCGACGCGTTGCGCGGCGCCCGGCTGCTCGTGTCGGGGTCGGCGGCGCTGCCGGTGCGCGACCACCAGCGCATCACGGCGGCGACCGGGCAGGAGGTCGTGGAGCGCTACGGGATGACCGAGACGCTGATGAACACCAGCGTCCGCGCCGACGGCGAACGCAAGCCGGGCACGGTCGGGGTGCCGCTCGCGGGTGTCGAGCTGCGGCTGATCGGCGACGCGGGAGAGGAAATCACCGAAACCGAGACGGTCGGCGAGATCCACGTTCGCGGGACCAACCTGTTCACCGAGTACCTCAACCGGCCCGACGCGACGGCGGCCGCGGTCGTCGACGGCTGGTTCCGCACCGGCGACATGGCGACACGCGACGCCGATGGGTACGTGAAGATCGTCGGCCGGAAAGCGACGGACCTGATCAAGAGCGGCGGGTACAAGATCGGCGCGGGCGAGATCGAGAACGCGCTGCTGGAGCACCCGGGCGTCGCGGAGGCGGCCGTGACGGGTGAGCCCGACGCCGACCTCGGTGAGCGGATCGTGGCGTGGGTGGTGCCCTCGGGTGGTGACCGGCCCTCGGCCGGCGAGCTCGCGGACCACGTGGCGAAACTGCTGGCGCCGCACAAGCGGCCGCGCGTCGTGCGGTACCTGGATGCCTTGCCGCGCAACGACATGGGCAAGATCATGAAACGGGCGCTGGGGTGA
- a CDS encoding carboxyl transferase domain-containing protein codes for MRASAREVIAQLATSFTELSVVDGVDDPIGWPGYVEAHAVASERTGEHESVVVGEALVGATPVVLIVWEFGFLGGSIGRRTGDRVEAAFARAQSRRLPVVSLIATGGSRMQHGMRALSQLQRIARASAAARADGVAQISVLRDPTTGGGWATLGASADVVLGLPLAQVGFAGSRVRPATSPSEAYTAEAHYEWGQVDQLVSPADLGAVLERWVRLVTARSSDPAPPPAAQRAVALPETGWEAVQLARSTRRARAAEYLDTYFDWREPIRGDRAGSVDDGVLCGFGWRDGRAVAYAAQCGTATRPAGFRTAARLVRLASRLGIPVLTLVDTPGAANDADAEEGGAGPAIADLFEAIAAASAPVTTLVIGEGGSGGALAFAAPDNTWIAPDAYFSVTSPEAAAAILKRPLAQVPATADELRLRPQDLVALGLARGIVKP; via the coding sequence GTGAGGGCGTCGGCGCGCGAGGTGATCGCGCAGCTCGCCACCAGCTTCACGGAACTGTCTGTTGTGGACGGTGTGGACGACCCGATCGGCTGGCCGGGCTACGTCGAGGCCCACGCGGTGGCTTCGGAGCGCACGGGTGAGCACGAGTCCGTCGTCGTCGGCGAAGCGCTGGTCGGGGCGACGCCGGTGGTGCTGATCGTGTGGGAATTCGGGTTCCTCGGCGGATCGATCGGGCGGCGGACCGGCGACCGCGTCGAGGCGGCGTTCGCGCGGGCGCAGTCGCGGCGGCTCCCGGTGGTGTCGCTGATCGCGACGGGCGGCTCGCGCATGCAACACGGGATGCGGGCGTTGTCGCAGCTGCAGCGGATCGCGCGCGCGTCGGCGGCGGCGCGCGCGGACGGCGTCGCGCAGATCTCCGTGCTGCGCGACCCGACGACGGGTGGCGGCTGGGCGACGCTGGGCGCGAGCGCCGACGTGGTACTCGGATTGCCGCTGGCGCAAGTGGGCTTCGCGGGCTCTCGGGTGCGGCCGGCGACGTCGCCGTCGGAGGCCTATACGGCCGAGGCGCACTACGAGTGGGGCCAGGTCGACCAGCTCGTTTCGCCGGCCGACCTGGGCGCGGTCCTGGAGCGGTGGGTGCGGCTGGTGACAGCGCGCTCTTCGGACCCGGCGCCGCCACCCGCGGCTCAGCGGGCGGTCGCGCTGCCGGAGACGGGCTGGGAAGCCGTGCAGCTGGCTCGGTCCACGCGCCGGGCGCGCGCGGCCGAATACCTCGACACCTACTTCGACTGGCGCGAACCCATCCGCGGCGACCGCGCCGGCAGCGTCGACGATGGTGTCCTGTGCGGCTTCGGCTGGCGCGACGGGCGCGCGGTCGCGTACGCCGCGCAGTGCGGCACCGCGACGCGCCCGGCGGGCTTCCGCACAGCCGCGCGCCTGGTGCGGCTGGCCTCGCGGCTGGGGATCCCCGTGCTGACGCTCGTCGACACCCCCGGTGCGGCCAACGACGCGGACGCCGAAGAAGGCGGCGCGGGCCCCGCCATCGCGGACCTCTTCGAAGCCATCGCCGCGGCGTCGGCCCCGGTCACCACACTCGTCATCGGCGAGGGCGGCTCGGGCGGTGCGCTGGCCTTCGCAGCGCCGGACAACACGTGGATCGCCCCGGACGCCTACTTCTCCGTCACGTCCCCGGAAGCCGCAGCGGCGATCCTCAAGCGGCCGCTGGCGCAGGTGCCGGCCACCGCCGACGAGCTGCGCCTGCGGCCGCAGGACCTCGTCGCGCTAGGGCTGGCGCGCGGGATCGTCAAGCCTTAG
- the rimI gene encoding ribosomal protein S18-alanine N-acetyltransferase — MKLDRLRRSDVRRCAEIEQVLFPGDDPWSAAAFHSELDQGHLYVAARSDEGTELLGYAGLAVVGRRGDYETSVHTIGVVPEAQGQGIGKALLRALLERADELSAPVFLEVRTDNDTAVGLYERHGFEKLGIRKRYYQPSGADAFTMVRPARTPARDEVAG, encoded by the coding sequence GTGAAGCTCGACCGCCTGCGTCGCAGCGACGTCCGGCGCTGCGCGGAGATCGAGCAGGTCCTCTTCCCGGGCGACGATCCGTGGAGCGCCGCGGCGTTCCACTCCGAACTCGACCAGGGCCACCTGTACGTCGCCGCCCGCTCCGATGAAGGCACCGAGCTGCTCGGGTACGCCGGCCTCGCGGTGGTGGGCCGCCGCGGGGACTACGAGACGAGCGTGCACACGATCGGCGTGGTGCCCGAGGCGCAGGGCCAGGGCATCGGCAAGGCCCTGCTGCGCGCGCTGCTGGAACGCGCCGACGAACTGTCGGCACCGGTGTTCCTCGAGGTGCGCACCGACAACGACACGGCCGTCGGGCTGTATGAACGGCACGGTTTCGAGAAACTCGGCATCCGGAAGCGCTACTACCAGCCCTCCGGCGCCGACGCCTTCACCATGGTCCGCCCCGCGCGGACCCCGGCACGAGATGAGGTGGCCGGCTGA
- the xylB gene encoding xylulokinase → MTAELVAGIDSSTQSTKVVVCDARTGEVVRTGRAPHPEGTEVDPAAWWQAFGEATDGVLDGVRAVGIGGQQHGMVTVDEAGEVVRPALLWNDTRSAQAAQDLTEELGGAGVWAKSVGSVPVASFTVTKLRWLAEHEPANADRVARVLLPHDWLTWRLLGKPETAVTDRGDASGTGYFSPTENAYRLDVLAHAFGGRTPEVPTVLGPADVAGHTDKGVVVSAGTGDNMAAALALELAPGDAVISIGTSGTVFGVAETGSADATGLVAGFADATGKFLPLTAALNAARVLTAGAALLGVELSEFDRLALAAEPGAGGLTLLPYLDGERTPNLPGATGSLHGLTRANMTPENLARATVEGMVCGLAAGLDAVRAQGLDVRRVLLIGGGAQSAAVRAVAPIVLGVPVVIPEAGEYVALGAARQAAWALAGTAEAPAWVSEGPGNRLVLDEPAGAQRAAGKEIQRRHLEVREAAHHVPAKFGED, encoded by the coding sequence ATGACAGCTGAGCTGGTGGCCGGGATCGACTCGTCGACCCAGTCGACGAAGGTCGTGGTGTGCGACGCGCGCACGGGCGAAGTCGTGCGCACCGGCCGCGCGCCGCACCCCGAGGGCACGGAGGTGGACCCCGCGGCCTGGTGGCAGGCGTTCGGCGAGGCGACCGACGGTGTGCTCGACGGCGTGCGGGCCGTCGGCATCGGCGGGCAGCAGCACGGCATGGTCACCGTCGACGAGGCCGGCGAGGTGGTTCGTCCCGCCCTGCTCTGGAACGACACGCGTTCCGCGCAAGCCGCCCAGGACCTCACCGAGGAACTGGGCGGCGCCGGTGTCTGGGCCAAATCCGTCGGCTCGGTGCCGGTCGCGAGCTTCACCGTCACCAAGCTGCGCTGGCTCGCCGAGCATGAGCCCGCCAACGCCGACCGCGTCGCGCGCGTCCTGCTGCCGCACGACTGGCTCACCTGGCGCCTGCTCGGCAAGCCGGAGACGGCCGTGACCGACCGCGGCGACGCGTCCGGCACCGGCTACTTCTCGCCGACGGAGAACGCCTACCGCCTCGACGTGCTGGCCCACGCGTTCGGTGGCCGCACGCCCGAGGTGCCGACCGTGCTCGGCCCCGCGGACGTCGCCGGCCACACCGACAAGGGTGTGGTGGTTTCCGCGGGCACGGGCGACAACATGGCCGCCGCGCTGGCCCTGGAGCTGGCGCCCGGCGACGCCGTGATCTCCATCGGCACCAGCGGCACCGTCTTCGGAGTGGCCGAGACCGGCTCCGCCGACGCGACCGGCCTCGTCGCCGGGTTCGCCGACGCTACGGGCAAGTTCCTGCCGCTCACCGCCGCGCTGAACGCGGCACGGGTACTCACCGCCGGTGCCGCGCTGCTCGGCGTCGAACTGTCCGAGTTCGACCGCCTCGCGCTCGCCGCCGAGCCGGGCGCGGGCGGGCTGACTTTGCTGCCGTACCTCGACGGCGAGCGCACCCCGAACCTGCCGGGTGCCACGGGCTCGCTCCACGGCCTGACCAGGGCGAACATGACACCCGAAAACCTCGCGCGGGCCACCGTCGAGGGCATGGTCTGCGGCCTGGCCGCCGGCCTCGACGCCGTGCGCGCACAGGGGCTGGACGTGCGTCGCGTGCTGCTGATCGGCGGCGGCGCGCAGTCCGCGGCCGTGCGGGCCGTCGCGCCGATCGTGCTCGGGGTGCCCGTGGTGATCCCCGAGGCCGGCGAGTACGTCGCGCTCGGCGCCGCGCGCCAGGCCGCGTGGGCGCTGGCCGGCACCGCCGAAGCGCCCGCGTGGGTGAGCGAAGGACCTGGCAACCGGCTCGTGCTGGACGAGCCGGCCGGGGCGCAGCGCGCCGCGGGCAAGGAGATCCAGCGCCGCCACCTCGAGGTACGCGAAGCAGCGCATCACGTTCCCGCGAAATTCGGAGAGGACTGA
- the tsaD gene encoding tRNA (adenosine(37)-N6)-threonylcarbamoyltransferase complex transferase subunit TsaD, whose amino-acid sequence MSRVIMGIESSCDETGVGLVRLHDDGKVELLADEVASSVEQHARFGGVVPEVASRAHLEAMVPTAERAFATAGLKLSDVDAIAVTAGPGLAGALLVGVSAAKAYASALDVPLYGVNHLAGHIAVDTLQHGPLPSPVLALLVSGGHTQLLRVDDIASKIAEIGSTVDDAAGEAYDKVARVLDLPYPGGPPIDKAAKLGNGSAIAFPRGMTGPRDAKFDFSFSGLKTAVARWVENVERSGSQVPVNDVAASFQEAVADVLTAKAVKAAREQGIGTIVISGGVAANSRLSELAAERCAAAGIELRVPRPRLCTDNGAMIAALGAHVVAAGRPTAPWEFSANPGLSVEVVSL is encoded by the coding sequence ATGTCGCGCGTCATCATGGGAATCGAGAGCTCCTGCGACGAGACCGGCGTCGGCCTGGTCCGCCTGCACGACGACGGCAAGGTGGAGCTGCTCGCCGACGAGGTGGCCTCGAGCGTCGAACAGCACGCCCGCTTCGGCGGCGTGGTGCCCGAGGTCGCCAGCCGGGCGCACCTCGAGGCGATGGTGCCCACGGCCGAGCGCGCGTTCGCGACGGCGGGGCTGAAACTGTCCGATGTGGACGCCATCGCGGTGACCGCGGGCCCCGGCCTGGCGGGCGCGCTGCTGGTGGGCGTTTCGGCGGCGAAAGCCTACGCGTCGGCGCTCGACGTGCCGCTGTACGGCGTGAACCACCTGGCCGGGCACATCGCCGTGGACACGCTGCAGCACGGGCCGCTGCCCTCGCCGGTGCTGGCGCTGCTCGTGTCCGGCGGGCACACGCAGCTGCTGCGCGTGGACGACATCGCGTCGAAGATCGCCGAGATCGGGTCCACTGTGGACGACGCCGCCGGCGAGGCCTACGACAAGGTCGCGCGCGTGCTCGACCTGCCCTACCCGGGCGGGCCGCCCATCGACAAGGCGGCGAAGCTCGGCAACGGATCGGCCATCGCGTTCCCGCGCGGCATGACCGGCCCGCGCGACGCGAAGTTCGACTTCTCGTTCTCGGGCTTGAAGACGGCTGTGGCCCGCTGGGTGGAGAACGTCGAGCGCTCCGGGAGTCAGGTGCCGGTGAACGACGTCGCAGCGTCGTTCCAGGAGGCCGTCGCCGACGTGCTGACGGCCAAGGCCGTGAAAGCGGCGCGGGAACAAGGGATCGGCACGATCGTGATCTCCGGTGGCGTCGCAGCGAACTCGCGGCTCTCGGAGCTCGCGGCCGAACGCTGCGCGGCGGCCGGCATCGAGCTGCGCGTGCCGCGCCCGCGGCTGTGCACGGACAACGGCGCGATGATCGCGGCGCTGGGCGCCCACGTCGTCGCGGCCGGGCGGCCGACGGCGCCGTGGGAGTTCTCCGCGAACCCGGGACTGTCGGTCGAGGTCGTGTCGCTCTAG
- the alr gene encoding alanine racemase: MTASFPRAEVVIDLGAVRHNVALLAARASGSAVMAVVKADAYGHGAVPVARAAVEAGATWLGTCSLGEALDLRRAGLSVRLFSWLDVPEVDFGPGIEADVDLGASSVDELERIAAAARQLGKRARVHLKIDTGLSRNGCQPADWPELVAAAAATPDVEVVAVWSHLACADEPGHPSIDIQAKRFADAYDVARAAGLNPLRHLANSAALLTRPDLHFDLVRPGIAMYGLNPVPQAEDLRPAMTFRAAVALTKRLPAGESVSYGHTWTTHRDTTVALVPAGYADGVPRSLSGRMEVWLGGRRREVAGRVCMDQIVVDCGDDAPAVGDEVVLFGAGASGEPTAREWADTLGTIDYEIVTSMYRPRVRRRYVGERR; this comes from the coding sequence ATGACTGCCAGTTTCCCGCGAGCCGAGGTCGTGATCGACCTCGGCGCCGTGCGCCACAACGTCGCCCTCCTGGCCGCGCGCGCGTCCGGCTCGGCCGTGATGGCCGTGGTCAAGGCCGACGCGTACGGCCATGGTGCGGTGCCCGTCGCGCGCGCCGCGGTGGAAGCGGGCGCCACCTGGCTGGGCACGTGCTCGCTGGGTGAAGCGCTGGATCTGCGGCGCGCGGGGCTGTCCGTGCGGCTGTTCAGCTGGCTCGACGTGCCGGAGGTCGACTTCGGCCCCGGTATCGAGGCCGACGTCGACCTGGGCGCGAGCTCCGTCGACGAACTCGAGCGCATCGCGGCCGCGGCCCGGCAGCTCGGGAAACGCGCCCGCGTGCACCTGAAGATCGACACGGGCCTGTCGCGCAACGGCTGCCAGCCCGCCGACTGGCCCGAGCTGGTCGCGGCCGCGGCGGCAACCCCCGACGTCGAGGTGGTCGCCGTGTGGTCGCACCTCGCCTGCGCCGACGAGCCGGGGCACCCGTCGATCGACATCCAGGCCAAGCGCTTCGCCGACGCCTACGACGTCGCGCGCGCGGCGGGCCTGAACCCGCTGCGGCACCTGGCGAACTCCGCGGCGTTGCTCACGCGGCCCGATCTGCACTTCGACCTCGTGCGGCCCGGCATCGCGATGTACGGGCTGAATCCCGTGCCGCAGGCGGAAGACCTCCGCCCGGCCATGACGTTCCGCGCGGCCGTGGCGCTCACGAAGCGGCTGCCCGCCGGGGAATCCGTCTCGTATGGACACACGTGGACCACCCACCGCGACACCACGGTCGCGCTCGTGCCCGCCGGGTACGCCGACGGAGTGCCGCGTTCGCTGTCGGGGCGCATGGAGGTGTGGCTCGGCGGGCGCCGGCGCGAGGTGGCGGGTCGCGTGTGCATGGACCAGATCGTGGTCGACTGCGGCGACGACGCCCCGGCCGTCGGCGACGAGGTCGTGCTCTTCGGCGCCGGTGCCTCGGGTGAGCCGACGGCGCGCGAGTGGGCCGACACGCTGGGCACGATCGACTACGAGATCGTCACCTCGATGTACCGGCCGCGCGTGCGGCGCCGCTACGTGGGGGAGCGGCGGTGA
- the tsaB gene encoding tRNA (adenosine(37)-N6)-threonylcarbamoyltransferase complex dimerization subunit type 1 TsaB produces MLVLAIDTSTPAVTAGIVAVDEAELTTRADRVTVDPRAHGELITPHATAAAEAAGVTLRDLDAIVCGVGPGPFTGLRAGMATAAAYGHALGIPVHPVGSLDAIAAEVVRTDKPFLVLTDARRREVYWAEYDAAGVRVSGPHVQKPAEVETSARVAAGDGALLYADTIGVVPIEPRFPSPAGLVALAREALLARAEPARLTPLYLRRPDAVEPTARKRVTAP; encoded by the coding sequence GTGCTGGTACTGGCGATCGACACCTCGACCCCGGCGGTGACCGCGGGCATCGTCGCCGTGGACGAGGCGGAACTGACCACCCGGGCCGACCGCGTGACGGTGGACCCGCGAGCCCACGGCGAGCTCATTACCCCGCACGCGACGGCCGCGGCCGAAGCTGCCGGGGTGACCCTGCGCGACCTCGACGCGATCGTCTGCGGCGTCGGCCCCGGCCCGTTCACGGGCCTGCGCGCCGGCATGGCCACGGCGGCCGCGTACGGCCACGCGCTCGGCATCCCCGTCCACCCCGTGGGCAGCCTCGACGCGATCGCCGCCGAGGTGGTGCGCACCGACAAGCCGTTCCTCGTGCTCACCGACGCGCGTCGCCGCGAGGTGTACTGGGCCGAGTACGACGCCGCGGGCGTCCGCGTGAGCGGTCCCCACGTGCAGAAGCCCGCGGAAGTCGAGACCAGCGCGCGCGTCGCCGCCGGAGACGGTGCCCTGCTGTACGCCGACACGATCGGCGTCGTGCCCATCGAGCCGCGGTTCCCCTCGCCCGCCGGCCTGGTCGCCCTCGCGCGGGAGGCCCTGCTGGCGCGCGCCGAACCCGCGCGGCTGACCCCGCTGTACCTGCGCCGCCCCGACGCCGTCGAGCCCACGGCTCGGAAACGGGTGACCGCACCGTGA
- a CDS encoding ABC transporter ATP-binding protein, which translates to MATITYDKATRRYPGTERPAVDALDLEIADGEFLVLVGPSGSGKSTALRMLAGLEDVDEGSIWIGDRDVTQLPPRSRDIAMVFQNYALYPHMTVAQNMGFALKIAGRPASEIKQKVLEAAKLLDIEQYLDRKPKALSGGQRQRVAMGRAIVREPQVFLMDEPLSNLDAKLRVSTRTQIAALQRRLGVTTVYVTHDQVEAMTMGDRVAVLSDGLLQQCDTPRALYDHPANVFVAGFIGSPAMNLVSAKLTADGAEVGGASVPLTSAIRSAADGDTVTLGFRPESLEVTTDTAGTLPIKVDLVEELGSDAFVYGKLAGAVDVAAEGSSKNVVVRVDPRATPAMGDTLHLRIRPDELHVFSGTTGLRLP; encoded by the coding sequence ATGGCCACCATCACCTACGACAAGGCGACCCGGCGCTACCCCGGCACCGAGCGGCCCGCCGTCGACGCGCTCGACCTGGAGATCGCCGACGGCGAATTCCTCGTGCTGGTCGGCCCGTCGGGCTCCGGCAAGTCGACCGCGCTGCGCATGCTCGCGGGCCTCGAGGACGTCGACGAGGGCTCGATCTGGATCGGCGACCGCGACGTGACGCAGCTGCCGCCGCGTTCGCGCGACATCGCGATGGTGTTCCAGAACTACGCGCTGTACCCGCACATGACCGTCGCGCAGAACATGGGCTTCGCGCTGAAGATCGCGGGCCGTCCGGCGTCGGAGATCAAGCAGAAGGTGCTCGAAGCCGCGAAGCTGCTGGACATCGAGCAGTACCTCGACCGCAAGCCGAAGGCGCTGTCCGGTGGTCAGCGCCAGCGCGTCGCCATGGGCCGCGCGATCGTGCGCGAGCCGCAGGTGTTCCTCATGGACGAGCCGCTGTCCAACCTGGACGCGAAGCTGCGCGTGTCCACGCGTACGCAGATCGCCGCGCTGCAGCGCCGCCTCGGCGTCACCACCGTGTACGTCACGCACGACCAGGTCGAGGCCATGACGATGGGCGACCGCGTGGCCGTGCTCTCCGACGGCCTGCTGCAGCAGTGCGACACCCCGCGCGCCCTGTACGACCACCCGGCCAACGTGTTCGTGGCCGGCTTCATCGGCTCGCCCGCCATGAACCTCGTCTCGGCGAAGCTCACCGCCGACGGCGCCGAAGTCGGCGGCGCGAGCGTCCCGCTCACGTCGGCGATCCGTTCGGCCGCCGACGGGGACACCGTGACGCTGGGCTTCCGGCCCGAGTCGCTGGAGGTCACCACCGACACCGCCGGAACCCTCCCCATCAAGGTCGACCTCGTGGAGGAGCTGGGCTCCGACGCGTTCGTCTACGGCAAGCTCGCGGGCGCCGTCGACGTCGCGGCCGAGGGCTCCTCGAAGAACGTGGTCGTGCGCGTCGACCCGCGCGCGACCCCGGCCATGGGCGACACGCTGCACCTGCGGATCCGGCCCGACGAGCTGCACGTGTTCTCCGGCACCACCGGGCTGCGCCTGCCCTGA
- the tsaE gene encoding tRNA (adenosine(37)-N6)-threonylcarbamoyltransferase complex ATPase subunit type 1 TsaE, whose product MAFGRSLGASLRAGDLVLLAGPLGAGKTTLTRGIADGLGVGGRVSSPTFVLARVHAAGAAGVPLVHVDAYRLGGDLAQLDDLDLDTDLERSALVVEWGEGSAERLSEDYLVVRMERRDDDVREVTLEPHGSWASRMPLPTV is encoded by the coding sequence ATGGCCTTCGGCCGGTCCCTCGGCGCGTCCCTGCGCGCGGGCGACCTGGTGCTGCTGGCCGGTCCGCTGGGCGCCGGCAAGACGACGCTCACGCGCGGCATCGCCGACGGTCTCGGCGTCGGCGGCCGCGTCAGCTCCCCGACGTTCGTGCTGGCCCGCGTCCACGCCGCCGGCGCCGCGGGGGTGCCGCTGGTCCACGTCGACGCCTACCGCCTGGGCGGCGACCTCGCCCAGCTCGACGACCTCGACCTCGACACCGACCTCGAACGCTCCGCCCTCGTCGTCGAGTGGGGCGAGGGCTCGGCCGAACGCCTGTCGGAGGACTACCTCGTGGTGCGCATGGAACGCCGCGACGACGACGTGCGTGAGGTGACGCTGGAACCGCACGGCTCGTGGGCGTCGCGGATGCCGTTGCCGACGGTTTAG